In Bradysia coprophila strain Holo2 unplaced genomic scaffold, BU_Bcop_v1 contig_350, whole genome shotgun sequence, a genomic segment contains:
- the LOC119079955 gene encoding COP9 signalosome complex subunit 1b, with amino-acid sequence MAQQMIQNDIEPMQVDPRLPPEYNENQEEEIYSVENPTLDIEVYAQSYTGLARLHRLIYIADHCPSLRMEALKMAIVYVTSTYDVTMYQLLHKKVANLNVNGNGGLPDVAAQSNVQDMPPYDPIWVETRTKKAALKLEKLDNDLKNYKSNSIKESIRRGHDDLGDHYLSCGDLPNALKCYSRARDYCTSGKHIVNMCLNVIKVSIFLETWSHVSSYVAKAVGTPDFSEGNSKDVNQLTFTKLKCAAGLADLATKDYKAAAKHFLQASFDHCEFPDMISPNNVAMYGGLCALATFDRQEMQKHVISSSAFKLFLELEPQLRDIILKFYESKYASCLKLLDEIRDNLLLDMYIAPHVNALYTKIRNRALIQYFSPYMSADMRIMATAFNRTVGALENEVMHLILDGQIQARIDSHNKILYAKDTDQRSHTFQKAINMGKDYQRRTKMLILRSAMLKKQILVKSQPRESVNHTSDICYSAAGSSSNCGHCRP; translated from the exons ATGGCTCAACAAATGATTCAG AATGACATCGAACCCATGCAGGTCGATCCCCGACTACCACCCGAATACAATGAAAATCAAGAGGAAGAAATTTACTCGGTGGAAAATCCAACATTGGACATTGAAGTTTATGCGCAATCATACACCGGCTTAGCTAGACTGCATCGTTTGATTTACATAGCGGATCATTGTCCCAGCCTTCGCATGGAAGCTCTTAAAATGGCCATCGTTTACGTCACGAGCACATACGATGTGACCATGTACCAATTGTTGCACAAAAAAGTCgcaaatttaaatgtaaatggaAATGGTGGCCTGCCGGATGTTGCTGCCCAATCGAATGTTCAGGATATGCCGCCCTACGATCCAATATGGGTGGAAACTCGCACCAAAAAGGCTGCATTAAAATTGGAGAAACTGGACAACGATCTGAAAAACtacaaatcaaattcaatcaaaGAAAGCATTCGTCGTGGTCATGACGATTTGGGTGACCACTATTTGAGTTGCGGCGATTTACCGAATGCATTGAAATGTTATTCACGAGCCCGTGATTACTGTACCAGTGGCAAACACATTGTGAACATGTGCCTGAATGTGATTAAGGTGTCAATATTCTTGGAGACGTGGTCTCATGTCTCCAGTTATGTGGCTAAGGCGGTTGGAACGCCGGACTTTAGTGAAGGAAATAGCAAAGACGTGAATCAGTTAACGTTTACCAAATTGAAATGCGCCGCTGGTCTGGCAGATCTAGCCACTAAGGATTACAAAGCAGCAGCCAAACACTTCTTACAAGCCAGTTTCGATCACTGTGAGTTCCCCGATATGATTTCACCAAATAATGTCGCCATGTACGGCGGCCTTTGTGCACTAGCCACATTCGATCGGCAGGAAATGCAGAAGCATGTCATCTCAAGCAGTGCATTCAAATTGTTCTTGGAACTGGAACCACAATTGCGTGATATTATCTTGAAATTCTACGAATCAAAATATGCATCGTGTTTGAAGCTGTTGGACGAAATACGGGACAATTTACTGTTGGACATGTACATTGCACCACATGTCAATGCACTGTACACGAAAATACGGAACCGAGCGTTGATACAGTACTTCAGTCCATACATGTCGGCAGATATGCGCATCATGGCTACGGCATTCAATCGAACAGTTGGTGCATTGGAAAATGAAGTGATGCACCTGATTCTGGATGGACAAATTCAAGCACGCATCGATTcgcacaataaaattttgtatgcaaaAGACACCGATCAGCGAAGTCACACGTTTCAGAAGGCTATCAATATGGGTAAAGACTACCAGCGCCGTACGAAGATGTTAATTTTGCGATCAGCTATGCTGAAGAAGCAGATATTGGTGAAG AGTCAACCCCGTGAGAGTGTCAATCACACCTCGGACATCTGTTACTCCGCTGCTGGATCGAGTTCGAACTGTGGTCACTGTCGACCATAA
- the LOC119079956 gene encoding tyrosine-protein phosphatase non-receptor type 61F isoform X1, with protein sequence MTKSSICTEYNEINENGRNGWMDKFQSIKEKSEQEAKEKKFSFDVANKADNRRFNRYRDVNPYDHSRIVLHRGDVDYINANLVTMDKANRKYILTQGPLQNTVGHFWLMVWEQNSKAILMLNKIIEKKQVKCHQYWPEKKGPEHKLSLTDVGLEVEYLRSEEYKHYTKRILRLSDTESTKSREIIQFHYNTWPDFGIPSSPIEFLQFLKQVRDSNALSADVGPAIVHCSAGIGRSGTFCLVDTCLVLVENDGENKVSVCDLLLELRRYRMGLIQTFDQLFFSYQAIIDGIKHLNDPSFSDYEEVPVISYNEEDVPPPLPPPRDSSLQLKGTPVIPTSASAHEFRDVEKRKNAENNIDRPLPPLPRENSLPKLDESGSDEIEEDDSDVYEDDDSVSGNDAPVNDHDENIVKTTNGYSDESSFDANATLPLSPSEKATMNGTGERSEASELRRRQRLEKQSAMANKVKEMKRKQQACEEEAGKPKKRRSMMITIGAGVGLVVCLFCVYYSYTKLG encoded by the exons TCAATCAAAGAGAAATCTGAACAAGAGGCCaaggaaaagaaattttccttCGATGTAGCGAATAAGGCGGACAATCGACGATTTAACAGATACAGAGATGTTAATCCGTACGATCACTCACGCATCGTTCTACATCGCGGTGACGTTGACTACATAAATGCAAACTTAGTAACG ATGGACAAGGCCAATAGGAAGTATATTTTAACGCAAGGACCCCTACAAAATACTGTCGGACACTTTTGGCTAATGGTTTGGGAGCAGAACTCCAAAGCAATATTAATGCTCaataaaattatagaaaaGAAGCAG GTAAAATGCCATCAATACTGGCCGGAAAAGAAAGGACCTGAGCACAAACTCAGTCTGACTGACGTCGGATTGGAAGTGGAATATTTGCGGAGTGAGGAATACAAGCATTACACAAAACGAATTTTGCGATTGTCGGACACAGAATCAACGAAATCAAGAGAAATAATTCAGTTCCATTACAACACATGGCCTGATTTCGGCATACCCAGTTCACCGAttgaatttttacaatttctcAAACAG GTTCGTGATTCAAATGCACTGAGTGCTGATGTTGGTCCAGCTATTGTGCATTGTAGTGCTGGTATTGGCCGATCGGGAACATTTTGCTTGGTCGACACATGCTTGGTTTTG GTGGAAAACgatggagaaaataaggtctCGGTGTGTGATTTGCTGTTAGAGTTGCGTCGTTATCGAATGGGCTTGATTCAGACGTTTGATCAACTGTTCTTTTCATATCAAGCCATTATCGATGGTATCAAGCATCTCAACGATCCT AGTTTTAGCGACTACGAGGAAGTTCCTGTTATTTCTTACAATGAAGAAGACGTTCCACCGCCATTACCGCCGCCACGGGATTCGTCACTCCAGTTAAAGGGTACGCCAGTCATACCAACGAGTGCAAGTGCTCACGAATTCCGGGACGTAGAGAAGCGAAAAAATGCTGAGAACAACATCGATCGACCGTTACCACCGTTGCCGCGTGAAAATTCGTTACCCAAATTGGATGAATCGGGAAGTGATGAAATCGAAGAGGACGACAGTGATGTGTACGAGGATGATGATTCGGTCAGCGGCAATGACGCACCGGTAAACGATCACGATGAGAACATTGTGAAAACAACGAACGGTTACAGCGATGAATCGTCATTCGACGCTAATGCAACACTGCCGCTGTCACCGTCCGAAAAGGCTACAATGAATGGAACTGGTGAAAG ATCGGAAGCTAGTGAATTGCGTCGGCGCCAACGTTTGGAGAAGCAATCGGCAATGGCAAACaaagtgaaagaaatgaaGCGGAAACAGCAGGCGTGCGAAGAGGAAGCCGGGAAGCCGAAAAAACGCAGGTCAATGATGATTACTATAGGGGCTGGTGTTGGTCTGGTAGTTTGCCTATTTTGTGTGTATTATTCATATACGAAACTCGGTTGA
- the LOC119079954 gene encoding mitochondrial assembly of ribosomal large subunit protein 1, with product MLSLRHLARFSSTRTYSPCITLAKHFHDDFTKDPSKFEPQRNDKLRTTTPAVASKFNVYSDENAPVIFDVDEERQRISEDIAETDDLLDDVYAGLNLERGATGVFEIEDLVEVLRRENAVNIFVCTVPKHLKYVDYLCVVSGRSHRHRLALAQFVRKLFKIKRHRGDVLPKIEGEKSKTWMALDLGNIALHILSENARHQYDIESLWSVGREFDLECNKPADDVVELLENHTLFLKDLMPNTSPPST from the exons ATGCTCAGTCTAAGACATCTAGCACGATTTTCATCTACACGAACGTACAGTCCATGTATAACACtggcaaaacattttcacgaCGACTTTACGAAAGATCCGTCGAAATTCGAACCCCAACGGAATGACAAATTGAGGACAACCACTCCGGCTGTTGCATCCAAATTTAATGTATATAGCGACGAAAACGCTCCGGTTATCTTTGATGTCGACGAGGAAAGACAACGGATATCTGAGGATATCGCTGAAACAGATGATCTGTTGGACGACGTATATGCCGGCTTAAATTTAGAAA gAGGTGCAACTGGTGTCTTCGAAATAGAAGATTTAGTCGAAGTTTTAAGACGTGAGAATGCAGTAAATATCTTCGTTTGTACAGTGCCAAAACATCTAAAATATGTCGACTATCTCTGCGTCGTCAGTGGTCGCAGTCATCGGCATCGATTAGCGTTGGCTCAATTCGTTCGGAAACTGTTTAAAATAAAGAGACACCGCGGCGATGTGCTGCCGAAAATTGAAGGTGAAAAGAGTaaaacgtggatggcattggATCTAG GTAACATTGCCCTGCACATATTGTCGGAAAATGCGAGACATCAGTATGATATTGAATCGCTGTGGAGTGTTGGCCGAGAGTTCGATCTTGAGTGCAATAAACCAGCTGATGATGTTGTCGAATTGCTAGAAAATCACACATTATTTTTGAAGGATTTGATGCCGAATACCAGTCCACCCAGCACATGA
- the LOC119079952 gene encoding glomulin: MSNILDQLDTSLSEALDKFLSENKYAEALHAVEDNKYNSSLLNNCSDAIAVVMKYLTEDNYNSRSEVYDVAETILKVIAKKSKEEEALFEFMEIVETTKSDNVFMSALKSLQICLLRQKQNKARSLEWCLNSIQSYISELPFPEDMKRKLDSEEEKLLEQGDDVQRILTNYFTLFLFYEPVLDSLVTNPTIQPFRNVNITRKNVLGCFILQLLGPPLAYLDLSEPVDKSLTNTYSRQCAESIVRHFTKLFPDPYFLLPYAERRIRWPIKSRPSAAGVYEDAPKDIFVIEEKVPLLAVGVLYYLMFAENLIPLNAPTVYTELHLFESSLYLICEMFKSNENMIHYKALLLTSALLDRFGSERIPSGSLDLNVHQIFCEELIRIISQTQIKRNSQKGSQLIKKYILQFDEDGRMVLIKNLLTVTTHNGLVGYFITIYKDMVSEALNSSETEISTHFSGSELKSLTLQRICVLPKGSETDLLQNSDAIICALNMIRYLSIRDKNNRTNFWDWVRDVEQQFLAPLRVGLDMTRAHYKLEEKRVQDGTDDKSVDVELSVSGESLPVMSQEYKLQMIASAMNTFEMMESLLSRVNECVDSVKRKF; the protein is encoded by the coding sequence ATGAGCAATATATTGGATCAGCTGGATACCAGTTTGTCCGAAGCACTGGACAAATTCTTATCGGAAAACAAATATGCCGAAGCTTTACATGCGGTCGAAGATAACAAATACAATTCGTCCTTGCTGAACAATTGTTCGGATGCAATAGCTGTTGTAATGAAATATCTCACTGAAGACAACTACAACAGTCGATCAGAAGTCTATGATGTCGCCGAGACCATCCtgaaagtaattgcgaaaaagtCGAAGGAGGAGGAAGCCCTGTTCGAGTTTATGGAGATTGTGGAGACAACCAAAAGTGACAATGTTTTCATGAGTGCACTGAAGTCGTTGCAGATCTGTTTGCTGCGACAAAAGCAGAACAAGGCACGATCGTTGGAATGGTGCCTCAATTCGATACaatcatacattagcgaactTCCGTTTCCGGAAGACATGAAGAGGAAATTGGACTCCGAAGAGGAGAAATTGCTGGAACAAGGTGACGATGTACAACGAATCCTAACCAATTACTTCACCCTGTTTTTGTTCTACGAACCGGTGCTGGACAGTTTGGTCACAAATCCAACCATCCAACCTTTTCGTAATGTGAATATCACACGAAAGAATGTTCTTGGTTGCTTCATTCTACAGTTGCTCGGACCACCTTTGGCTTATTTGGACCTGAGTGAGCCGGTCGACAAATCGCTTACCAACACATACTCTCGGCAGTGTGCTGAAAGTATTGTCCGACACTTTACGAAGCTGTTTCCCGATCCGTATTTTCTTTTACCTTATGCGGAACGACGAATCCGTTGGCCAATTAAAAGTCGACCGAGTGCAGCAGGTGTTTACGAGGACGCGCCCAAAGATATTTTTGTGATTGAAGAAAAAGTGCCGCTTCTCGCTGTCGGAGTGCTGTACTACCTGATGTTTGCCGAAAATCTTATTCCACTCAACGCACCAACGGTCTACACGGAACTCCACCTCTTCGAATCGAGTCTGTAtctcatctgtgaaatgttcaAATCGAATGAGAACATGATCCACTACAAAGCGCTTCTTTTAACTTCTGCGCTGCTGGACAGATTCGGTAGTGAGAGAATTCCGAGTGGCAGCTTAGACTTGAATGTTCACCAAATATTCTGCGAGGAGTTGATTCGGATCATTTCGCAAACTCAAATCAAAAGGAACAGCCAGAAAGGTAGTCAATTGATCAAGAAATATATTCTGCAATTTGACGAGGATGGTCGAATGGTTCTCATCAAAAATCTGTTAACCGTAACCACTCATAATGGACTAGTTGGGTATTTTATAACAATTTACAAAGATATGGTTTCCGAGGCGTTAAACTCATCCGAAACCGAAATTTCAACACATTTCAGTGGATCGGAATTGAAGTCTTTAACGTTGCAGCGCATTTGTGTACTTCCCAAGGGTTCCGAGACGGATCTACTGCAGAACAGCGATGCCATCATATGTGCCCTGAATATGATCCGATATTTGTCCATTCGGGACAAAAACAATCGAACCAATTTCTGGGACTGGGTTCGAGATGTGGAACAGCAATTTCTGGCACCGTTGCGGGTCGGATTAGATATGACTCGAGCGCACTACAAGCTGGAAGAGAAACGAGTACAAGATGGAACGGATGACAAGAGTGTTGACGTGGAATTGTCAGTATCTGGGGAATCGCTACCCGTGATGTCGCAGGAATAT
- the LOC119079956 gene encoding tyrosine-protein phosphatase non-receptor type 61F isoform X2, which translates to MTKSSICTEYNEINENGRNGWMDKFQSIKEKSEQEAKEKKFSFDVANKADNRRFNRYRDVNPYDHSRIVLHRGDVDYINANLVTMDKANRKYILTQGPLQNTVGHFWLMVWEQNSKAILMLNKIIEKKQVKCHQYWPEKKGPEHKLSLTDVGLEVEYLRSEEYKHYTKRILRLSDTESTKSREIIQFHYNTWPDFGIPSSPIEFLQFLKQVRDSNALSADVGPAIVHCSAGIGRSGTFCLVDTCLVLVENDGENKVSVCDLLLELRRYRMGLIQTFDQLFFSYQAIIDGIKHLNDPSFSDYEEVPVISYNEEDVPPPLPPPRDSSLQLKGTPVIPTSASAHEFRDVEKRKNAENNIDRPLPPLPRENSLPKLDESGSDEIEEDDSDVYEDDDSVSGNDAPVNDHDENIVKTTNGYSDESSFDANATLPLSPSEKATMNGTGERSEASELRRRQRLEKQSAMANKVKEMKRKQQACEEEAGKPKKRRLQQSPAKKSLP; encoded by the exons TCAATCAAAGAGAAATCTGAACAAGAGGCCaaggaaaagaaattttccttCGATGTAGCGAATAAGGCGGACAATCGACGATTTAACAGATACAGAGATGTTAATCCGTACGATCACTCACGCATCGTTCTACATCGCGGTGACGTTGACTACATAAATGCAAACTTAGTAACG ATGGACAAGGCCAATAGGAAGTATATTTTAACGCAAGGACCCCTACAAAATACTGTCGGACACTTTTGGCTAATGGTTTGGGAGCAGAACTCCAAAGCAATATTAATGCTCaataaaattatagaaaaGAAGCAG GTAAAATGCCATCAATACTGGCCGGAAAAGAAAGGACCTGAGCACAAACTCAGTCTGACTGACGTCGGATTGGAAGTGGAATATTTGCGGAGTGAGGAATACAAGCATTACACAAAACGAATTTTGCGATTGTCGGACACAGAATCAACGAAATCAAGAGAAATAATTCAGTTCCATTACAACACATGGCCTGATTTCGGCATACCCAGTTCACCGAttgaatttttacaatttctcAAACAG GTTCGTGATTCAAATGCACTGAGTGCTGATGTTGGTCCAGCTATTGTGCATTGTAGTGCTGGTATTGGCCGATCGGGAACATTTTGCTTGGTCGACACATGCTTGGTTTTG GTGGAAAACgatggagaaaataaggtctCGGTGTGTGATTTGCTGTTAGAGTTGCGTCGTTATCGAATGGGCTTGATTCAGACGTTTGATCAACTGTTCTTTTCATATCAAGCCATTATCGATGGTATCAAGCATCTCAACGATCCT AGTTTTAGCGACTACGAGGAAGTTCCTGTTATTTCTTACAATGAAGAAGACGTTCCACCGCCATTACCGCCGCCACGGGATTCGTCACTCCAGTTAAAGGGTACGCCAGTCATACCAACGAGTGCAAGTGCTCACGAATTCCGGGACGTAGAGAAGCGAAAAAATGCTGAGAACAACATCGATCGACCGTTACCACCGTTGCCGCGTGAAAATTCGTTACCCAAATTGGATGAATCGGGAAGTGATGAAATCGAAGAGGACGACAGTGATGTGTACGAGGATGATGATTCGGTCAGCGGCAATGACGCACCGGTAAACGATCACGATGAGAACATTGTGAAAACAACGAACGGTTACAGCGATGAATCGTCATTCGACGCTAATGCAACACTGCCGCTGTCACCGTCCGAAAAGGCTACAATGAATGGAACTGGTGAAAG ATCGGAAGCTAGTGAATTGCGTCGGCGCCAACGTTTGGAGAAGCAATCGGCAATGGCAAACaaagtgaaagaaatgaaGCGGAAACAGCAGGCGTGCGAAGAGGAAGCCGGGAAGCCGAAAAAACGCAG GCTACAACAAAGTCCGGCTAAGAAATCACTTCCATAG